Genomic segment of Glutamicibacter sp. JL.03c:
AATCGTGTTTTTGAGCCTCGATCCTGTTCGGCGGTGAAGTAATGTCGAGGGGTGAATTGGTTTGAAGCAGCTTTCCTTGGATTGATCCAGGGCCTGACCGAGTTCCTCCCGATCTCGTCCTCGGCCCACCTGCGTATTGTTGGCGAACTTTTGCCCAATGCCCAGGACCCCGGCGCCGCCTTTACGGCCATTACCCAGCTTGGCACCGAGACTGCGGTGATCGTGTTCTTCTGGCGTGACATCGTCAGGATTATTGGCGCATGGTGCAAGGCGCTGGCGGGCAAGATTCCGCACTCGGATCCCGATGCGAAAATGGGTTGGCTGATCATCGTCGGCTCCATCCCCATCGCGATCCTCGGCCTCCTGCTCGAAGATTATATTGACACCAACTTCCGATCGTTATGGATCGTCGCGACCACGTTGGTGGTCTTCGGCCTCTTCCTCGCACTGGCCGACCATTATGGCAAACAGCAGCGTGGACTGGACAAGCTCACGGTAAAGCACGGCATCCTGTACGGTTTGGCGCAGGCCATGGCGCTAATTCCTGGCGTTTCCCGCTCAGGCGGCACGATCACTGCAGGTTTGCTCATGGGGTACACCCGCGAAGCGGCCGCGCGGTACTCCTTCCTGCTTGCGATTCCGGCCGTCTACGCTTCCGGCCTGTACAAGCTGGTCAAGAGCTTTGATGAGCCAGGCGTGTACA
This window contains:
- a CDS encoding undecaprenyl-diphosphate phosphatase, giving the protein MNWFEAAFLGLIQGLTEFLPISSSAHLRIVGELLPNAQDPGAAFTAITQLGTETAVIVFFWRDIVRIIGAWCKALAGKIPHSDPDAKMGWLIIVGSIPIAILGLLLEDYIDTNFRSLWIVATTLVVFGLFLALADHYGKQQRGLDKLTVKHGILYGLAQAMALIPGVSRSGGTITAGLLMGYTREAAARYSFLLAIPAVYASGLYKLVKSFDEPGVYSLAQTGLATAIAFVVGFLIVGWFLKFVSTHSYRFFVWYRILLGFVLFVALGFGLINA